In one window of bacterium DNA:
- a CDS encoding phosphomannomutase/phosphoglucomutase — protein MSKIFKAYDIRGVFPDDLDAGDAYAIGRGTAHFLQTDSLVIGRDSRDSSPELVEALIRGVRDEGVAVIDIGLVATPMLYFAVDSLGAGGGIMLTASHNPAQYNGFKICREHAIPVGEASGLVDIERLSRERKDAAPSDRLGELTQRDVLAAYVDHVLAVGEKRPSLHVAIDCGNGMAGVALGAVLEKLSLQTELLYFEPDCTFPNHPADPLQVENLADVIASVKKTGADFGVAFDGDADRAIFVDDTGEPVSSDLITALMARSQLLRHPGGRVLYDLRSSWVTSEEIEAAGGEAGICRVGHSFIKAAMREEGAVFAGELSGHFYFRFSPTLVADDGIAAFVVLIDVLGREGKPLSELVAPLRRYFPSGEINRRVADPAAIIAEVESQHAAAPEVSRLDGLLVRYDDWWFNLRSSNTEPLLRLNVEARSQERMETERDRLLEVMV, from the coding sequence ATGTCGAAGATCTTCAAAGCCTATGACATCCGGGGCGTTTTCCCCGACGACCTCGACGCTGGTGATGCCTACGCGATTGGCCGCGGCACGGCGCATTTCCTCCAGACCGATTCGCTGGTGATCGGCCGCGATTCCAGGGACAGCTCGCCGGAGCTGGTAGAAGCGCTGATTCGCGGCGTCCGGGACGAAGGCGTCGCGGTGATCGATATCGGCCTGGTCGCAACGCCGATGCTCTATTTCGCGGTGGATTCGCTCGGTGCAGGGGGCGGTATCATGCTCACCGCCTCCCACAACCCGGCCCAATACAACGGCTTCAAGATCTGTCGCGAACACGCGATCCCGGTGGGCGAGGCCAGCGGGCTCGTCGATATCGAGCGCCTCTCCCGCGAGCGCAAGGACGCAGCTCCGTCCGATCGGCTAGGGGAGCTGACGCAACGGGACGTGCTGGCTGCCTACGTCGACCATGTGCTTGCAGTCGGGGAGAAGCGGCCGTCCCTGCATGTCGCCATCGATTGCGGCAACGGAATGGCTGGCGTGGCGCTAGGAGCGGTTCTCGAGAAGTTGTCGCTCCAGACGGAACTTCTCTACTTCGAGCCGGATTGCACGTTCCCGAATCATCCGGCGGATCCCCTCCAGGTGGAAAACCTGGCCGATGTCATCGCATCGGTGAAGAAGACGGGCGCGGATTTCGGTGTCGCCTTCGATGGCGATGCGGACCGCGCCATCTTCGTCGACGATACGGGTGAGCCGGTGTCGTCGGATCTCATCACTGCGCTCATGGCGCGCTCCCAGTTGCTGCGGCATCCAGGCGGGCGCGTGCTCTACGACCTGCGCTCGAGTTGGGTCACGTCCGAGGAGATCGAAGCCGCCGGGGGTGAGGCTGGGATCTGCCGCGTTGGGCATTCCTTCATCAAGGCCGCCATGCGCGAGGAGGGCGCCGTCTTTGCGGGCGAACTCTCCGGGCACTTCTATTTCCGCTTCTCGCCGACGCTGGTTGCCGACGATGGCATCGCCGCGTTCGTTGTCCTGATCGATGTGCTCGGCCGGGAAGGCAAGCCACTTTCCGAACTCGTGGCGCCCCTGCGGCGTTATTTCCCGAGCGGCGAAATCAACCGACGCGTCGCTGATCCGGCGGCCATTATCGCCGAGGTCGAGAGCCAGCATGCCGCTGCCCCGGAGGTATCGCGGCTCGATGGCTTGCTGGTCCGCTACGACGATTGGTGGTTCAACCTGCGCTCGTCCAATACCGAGCCGCTCCTTCGCCTGAATGTGGAGGCACGCAGCCAGGAGCGGATGGAGACCGAACGGGATCGGCTCCTGGAGGTCATGGTCTAG
- the tatA gene encoding twin-arginine translocase TatA/TatE family subunit, whose amino-acid sequence MFGLGFPELLVILVIVVVLFGARRLPEIGSGLGKAIKGFRSGVSGDEIDVTPEKEKVTEGEDAP is encoded by the coding sequence ATGTTTGGTCTAGGGTTCCCCGAGCTCCTCGTCATCCTCGTGATCGTCGTCGTCCTGTTCGGTGCACGGCGGCTGCCAGAGATCGGCAGCGGTCTCGGCAAGGCGATCAAGGGCTTCCGCAGCGGGGTCTCGGGCGATGAGATCGACGTCACTCCTGAGAAGGAGAAGGTGACGGAGGGCGAGGACGCCCCGTAG
- a CDS encoding ArsA family ATPase — protein MAQSLSSASPLRPLISRRLIVVTGKGGTGKTTVSAALALGAAARGLRVCLVETGRDEEIPRLLGEAEPPVGHAGRQLRCGPSVMKMEPYAALAEYLRLQLRIPGLVTRLLDQPAFHALLDAAPGWRELITLGKVWHLLQPPAGSEEHIDLLIVDAPATGHGLTFLDVPSVVVSAVRAGPLQRHAGWVEDMVRDPEHTLLLPVTLPEELPVRETLELVSRARDEVGIAIDRVVINATEAEPVPPELLDLPERLASLPSSPNGLPSPATLAHCVGHRIERASLHHEAIDELRKGTDLPFVRLPNLDVDGGGQSVLETLAAALVEPAEPLP, from the coding sequence TTGGCTCAATCGCTTTCGTCCGCCAGCCCGCTGAGACCCCTGATCAGCCGCCGCCTGATCGTCGTCACGGGTAAGGGTGGGACGGGAAAGACCACGGTATCCGCGGCTTTGGCTCTAGGCGCGGCCGCACGAGGCCTCCGGGTCTGCCTGGTGGAGACCGGGCGGGATGAGGAGATTCCGCGCTTGCTCGGTGAGGCTGAGCCTCCGGTGGGCCACGCCGGAAGGCAGCTTCGTTGCGGCCCCAGTGTGATGAAGATGGAGCCCTATGCGGCCTTGGCCGAGTACCTCCGTCTTCAGCTCCGCATACCGGGGCTGGTCACGCGCCTCCTCGATCAGCCGGCCTTCCATGCTCTGCTCGACGCAGCACCCGGTTGGCGAGAGCTCATCACCCTCGGCAAGGTGTGGCACCTGCTCCAGCCGCCCGCCGGTTCCGAAGAACACATCGACCTTCTCATCGTAGATGCTCCAGCCACGGGCCACGGCCTCACGTTCCTGGATGTTCCGAGTGTCGTGGTCTCGGCCGTCCGGGCAGGGCCGCTCCAGCGACACGCGGGCTGGGTCGAGGACATGGTCCGGGATCCCGAACACACGCTCCTGCTACCCGTCACCCTTCCCGAAGAGCTTCCCGTCCGCGAAACCCTGGAGTTGGTGTCGCGCGCCCGAGACGAGGTAGGGATCGCCATCGATCGTGTCGTGATCAACGCCACCGAGGCCGAGCCGGTTCCGCCGGAACTCCTGGACCTGCCGGAACGCCTGGCCTCCCTCCCCTCATCGCCCAACGGTCTGCCCTCTCCGGCCACCCTCGCCCACTGCGTCGGGCATCGGATCGAGCGAGCCTCGCTTCATCACGAAGCGATCGACGAACTGCGCAAAGGCACGGACCTGCCCTTCGTCCGGCTCCCCAACCTGGATGTGGACGGTGGTGGCCAGAGCGTGCTCGAGACGCTCGCCGCCGCACTCGTCGAACCCGCCGAGCCCCTGCCGTGA
- a CDS encoding ArsA family ATPase, giving the protein MIATPASLLEEHPIVTCVGSGGVGKTTLSAALALGAARRGANALVLTIDPAKRLADAMGLAGLGPEPEPVPRQTLGELGVTEGSLSAMMLDTKRTFDDLVRRFARDTATRDRIFENPIYQHVSDALAGSSEYSAMEKVDELVASGAFDVIVLDTPPSQHALEFLEAPERLVGLVDSRVARHLVHPAMSAGRFGLRLLQRGTEPLFRVIERISGMGFIEDLAEFLLLFEELSEGFRARADHVRELLFGGTTAFLLAAGPGRGQVEQAIALAERLDELGAQTSGVILNRLRLSPEPLARGLEWSDAWNEVGPALVGQGLDPRLERAATETARRCVAGYAEFVRRDAVRTEPLVHWAETGDAFVRRVPELPRDVHDLDTLCRIESALFDPMPT; this is encoded by the coding sequence GTGATCGCGACCCCCGCCAGCCTGCTCGAGGAGCATCCGATCGTCACCTGCGTGGGTTCCGGCGGCGTGGGCAAGACCACCTTGTCTGCCGCCCTGGCGCTGGGTGCCGCGCGCCGCGGCGCCAACGCCCTCGTACTGACCATCGACCCGGCCAAACGCCTGGCGGACGCGATGGGGCTCGCGGGGCTCGGACCCGAGCCCGAGCCCGTCCCCCGGCAAACGTTAGGCGAGCTGGGCGTCACCGAGGGTTCGCTCTCGGCGATGATGCTCGATACGAAACGCACCTTCGACGATCTCGTGCGGCGCTTCGCCCGAGATACCGCGACCCGCGATCGGATCTTCGAGAACCCCATCTACCAGCATGTGTCGGACGCCCTGGCTGGCAGCAGTGAGTACTCCGCCATGGAGAAGGTCGACGAGCTCGTGGCGTCCGGTGCTTTCGACGTCATCGTCCTCGACACGCCGCCTTCCCAGCATGCCCTGGAGTTCCTGGAAGCGCCGGAACGCCTCGTCGGCCTGGTGGATAGCCGCGTTGCGCGTCACCTCGTCCACCCTGCCATGAGCGCCGGGCGCTTCGGTCTGCGCTTGTTGCAGCGAGGGACCGAACCCCTGTTCCGGGTGATCGAGCGAATCTCCGGGATGGGTTTCATCGAAGATCTGGCCGAATTCCTGCTGCTCTTCGAAGAACTCTCCGAGGGCTTCCGCGCCCGCGCGGACCACGTTCGGGAGCTGTTGTTCGGCGGCACCACGGCCTTCCTTCTGGCGGCCGGCCCGGGGCGCGGACAGGTAGAGCAGGCCATCGCGCTGGCCGAGCGTCTCGACGAACTCGGTGCGCAGACGAGCGGCGTAATCCTCAATCGTCTACGCCTCAGCCCGGAGCCGCTCGCCCGCGGCCTGGAATGGAGCGATGCCTGGAACGAAGTGGGGCCGGCGCTGGTCGGACAAGGGCTCGACCCTCGACTCGAGCGAGCGGCCACGGAGACGGCGCGACGCTGCGTCGCAGGCTACGCTGAATTCGTCCGACGGGATGCGGTGCGAACCGAGCCCCTCGTTCATTGGGCAGAGACCGGTGACGCCTTCGTGCGTCGTGTGCCGGAGCTGCCCCGCGATGTTCATGATCTCGACACGCTATGCCGCATCGAATCGGCGCTCTTCGATCCGATGCCTACCTGA